A portion of the Daphnia magna isolate NIES linkage group LG4, ASM2063170v1.1, whole genome shotgun sequence genome contains these proteins:
- the LOC116921362 gene encoding uncharacterized protein LOC116921362, with translation MPAARIVSAAVQRADSLRSERSDASQTNKRVSFNRDVDVKHINHAQQPHQQQQQQQQQQQHQYIPRIKGPAPAPPVGSHNVDRHDLNTSAAPSASVSNAVPPFYNVYKEPTLLSEAELAQEAERIIQQVDQISCTVASPNPHLLANYETRSLERRNLAASKRNNQVQGDNGLNWSRTLPTASTKNQLLNDAGKAGSGKKTKNIEQKNNILHQQQQQQQQQQQFEKLDPIIESSPRRPQQLALGMMTTILDQQQEQYQRNGKSHHNNRDTAPTTPPKYDSGIEMEATSRPNVNLIVQQLTEESRQRELLRRQYQDELNLADDPLAPRLPTLNLIEPDPQFGLTHNRNLPFSYTGGVSPTRTSPLRSPLGGPRFTSPPPPRPELPSAKTGGVTDVVYAQVKTSAQHQGRGQSPSPERNVYRSSNGAGADKVPAGRGKLFQFQEQQQQKQTEVIRQHLGYQKGVGVAIEHDDEEEPEGPVDEEDLDAIKAKARFLFGDDGQGQQTERKLSAGSGNSRALDARNNNRNNANNSHVQYNNNNNNHNASGGLSFKYSTLLKDQQRTGGGEQDDHHPDRSYHHTTKILIAGNEQQQQQQQRKQTRASDQRVFQYSDDEDGPRSGGRGGIKVYQDRSVSPEPRIQPLTNRIRSLQMQQQQQQSRKSPERSYQQREPESRTLPLPQKANQMSMTSTRLIQDAERGRTVVRQRPEPVIHASRLTQFQSRYEDDIDGEEDFIPAAPKPPLRIKKLSRERMEASPPRTTTQAKVAFNTVPWRRDERSPESSPERNYPLHRPGHSKKMPSPYRYQPARSSLTPSPERRVSDSRGWNEPETSAAVQANNKVNDEPEKQEKIRRQRSKFLSVFLGSKAGKSEKKSAAAAAQKHQTPSPSVLSSPPAPAAVIKSGPAVKQVRGQAPPQVAKWSAEDEAELVRQSRSLLVKGQSHQSNPTSATKTTTTAANNNKNSTSATGRPVVVIEAPFSRKMAPQPPVTTGDAPALRYRVVTTANGTNKDGGHRRRSSTDRTDTSESDGHVHSHQRNQFKNLRQKSQSFNNLNYRPDPVIVLGEEHQHPNRGNRHNQETSVQFHSGRRYQEDGGRYKPQQRGMVSDARPYASTNLIHQIGVESAELRDRNADEQRRAPTAPLANGPSESAPPPPATTAAAAQSHRQMRYFGDTDLESQPSRGGGYSSRYMPKAKVLRSASSAAGMGAVRRGVLHQRGRHQPVSSVNSSESDGSAMQSAAGSAESQRSVYLHATTVADIPVTSHGRTAQQQLLASRRHKAQSREDMSALSGTTGSTLRRTQTRQISRSYSVLAPWKPRHYRDKYEITYSNQQQPGGGQSAPAMVVGDVGKPPRAPVRRREDVIVESEDSGEAYRPSAAAGPPAVGQRQTEATSSSKTGGPSVSRSSTMPKNSKLMAGWFRKKKR, from the exons ATGCCGGCGGCCAGGATCGTCAGTGCAGCAGTCCAGCGGGCCGATTCGTTGCGATCTGAACGTTCGGACGCATCGCAAACCAATAAACGCGTGTCGTTCAATCGAGACGTTGACGTCAAGCACATCAATCACGCTCAACAACCGcaccaacagcagcagcagcagcagcaacaacaacaacatcaataCATACCGAGAATCAAAGGGCCGGCCCCTGCGCCGCCGGTCGGCAGTCACAACGTCGACAGACATGACCTCAACACGTCGGCTGCTCCTTCAGCGTCCGTCAGCAACGCCGTGCCGCCCTTCTACAACGTCTACAAGGAGCCGACGCTGTTGAGCGAGGCCGAATTAGCCCAGGAGGCCGAGCGTATCATCCAACAAGTGGATCAAATCAGTTGCACCGTAGCGTCGCCCAATCCGCATCTGTTGGCCAATTACGAAACGCGCTCGCTCGAGCGACGCAATCTGGCCGCCTCCAAGCGTAACAATCAAGTTCAAGGAGACAACGGGCTCAATTGGTCACGCACTTTACCTACAGCTTCGACTAAAAATCAGCTGCTGAACGACGCAGGCAAGGCGGGTAGCGGTAAAAAGACCAAGAACATCGAACAGAAGAACAACATCCTCcatcagcaacagcaacagcagcaacaacaacaacaatttgaGAAGCTCGATCCCATCATCGAATCGAGCCCGCGTCGACCTCAGCAGCTTGCGCTTGGGATGATGACCACCATCTTGGACCAGCAGCAAGAACAATATCAACGCAACGGTAAAAGCCATCACAACAATCGGGACACGGCTCCTACGACTCCGCCCAAATACGATTCCGGAATCGAGATGGAAGCGACCAGCCGGCCCAACGTTAATTTGATTGTCCAACAGCTGACGGAAGAGTCGAGGCAGCGGGAGCTGCTCCGTCGTCAGTACCAGGATGAGCTCAATTTGGCCGATGATCCGCTGGCTCCTCGACTGCCGACCTTGAACCTGATCGAGCCCGATCCGCAATTCGGATTGACGCACAACCGAAATTTGCCCTTTTCCTACACGGGCGGAGTTAGCCCGACTCGGACGAGTCCACTCCGCTCACCGCTGGGAGGGCCTCGTTTCACTTCGCCTCCTCCGCCCAGACCGGAATTGCCGTCGGCCAAAACTGGCGGAGTGACCGACGTCGTTTACGCTCAAGTCAAAACATCGGCGCAACATCAGGGGAGGGGACAATCGCCGTCGCCAGAACGTAACGTCTACCGCTCGTCCAACGGAGCCGGGGCGGACAAAGTGCCGGCCGGCAGAGGCAAATTGTTTCAATTCCAGgagcagcagcaacagaaaCAGACGGAGGTCATCCGCCAGCATTTGGGCTACCAAAAGGGGGTCGGCGTAGCGATCGAGCACGACGACGAGGAGGAGCCTGAAGGGccggtagacgaagaggacCTGGACGCCATCAAAGCCAAGGCTCGTTTCCTCTTCGGAGACGACGGCCAGGGCCAGCAGACTGAGCGAAAATTGTCCGCAGGTAGCGGCAACAGCCGAGCGTTGGATGCTCGCAACAACAACCGCAACAACGCCAACAATAGTCATGTCCaatacaacaataacaacaacaaccacaacgCTTCGGGCGGTCTGTCGTTCAAGTACAGCACCTTGTTGAAGGATCAACAACGGACGGGCGGCGGCGAGCAAGACGATCATCATCCGGATCGGAGTTACCATCACACGACCAAGATCCTCATCGCTGGCAacgagcaacaacaacaacaacaacagcggAAGCAAACAAGAGCGTCGGATCAACGCGTTTTCCAGTACAGCGACGATGAAGACGGCCCCCGTTCGGGCGGAAGAGGCGGAATCAAAGTATATCAGGATCGTTCCGTTTCGCCGGAACCTCGCATCCAGCCGCTGACTAATCGCATCCGTTCGTTGcaaatgcaacaacaacaacaacaatcgaGGAAAAGCCCGGAACGATCGTATCAACAAAGAGAACCGGAAAGTCGGACGCTTCCGCTTCCGCAAAAGGCTAATCAAATGTCGATGACTTCAACTCGCTTGATCCAGGACGCGGAGCGCGGACGGACCGTGGTCCGCCAACGACCTGAGCCCGTCATCCATGCGTCTCGATTGACGCAGTTCCAGAGTCGCTACGAGGACGACATCGACGGCGAAGAAGATTTCATTCCGGCCGCGCCGAAACCGCCTTTGCGCATTAAAAAACTGTCACGCGAGCGGATGGAGGCGTCCCCACCGCGGACGACGACGCAAGCCAAGGTGGCCTTCAACACCGTCCCGTGGCGTCGCGACGAACGGAGTCCGGAGAGCAGCCCGGAAAGGAATTATCCATTGCACCGGCCAGGCCATTCCAAGAAAATGCCATCGCCTTACCGGTACCAACCGGCCCGCTCGTCCCTGACTCCCAGCCCGGAGCGGCGCGTTTCCGATTCGCGTGGCTGGAACGAGCCCGAAACGAGTGCCGCCGTCCAAGCCAACAACAAAGTGAACGACGAGCCGGAGAAACAGGAGAAAATCCGCCGTCAGCGGAGCAAGTTCTTGTCGGTTTTTCTCGGTTCGAAAGCCGGCAAGAGCGAAAAGAAATCGGCAGCCGCTGCCGCGCAAAAGCACCAAACGCCGTCGCCTTCCGTCTTGAGTTCGCCGCCAGCACCTGCGGCCGTGATTAAAAGCGGGCCGGCAGTCAAGCAAGTCAGAGGTCAAGCGCCGCCGCAAGTCGCTAAATGGTCGGCGGAGGACGAGGCGGAATTGGTTCGACAGAGTCGCTCGCTTTTGGTCAAAGGTCAAAGTCATCAGTCGAATCCGACGTCAGCCAccaagacgacgacgacggccgccaacaacaacaagaactCGACGAGTGCCACCGGTAGGCCGGTAGTCGTTATCGAAGCGCCTTTCAGCCGCAAAATGGCGCCGCAGCCACCTGTCACCACAGGTGATGCCCCCGCGCTGCGCTATCGTGTCGTCACTACGGCCAATGGAACAAACAAAGATGGAGGTCATCGTCGACGCAGTTCCACTGACCGGACCGACACGTCCGAGAGCGACGGCCACGTCCACAGCCACCAGCGCAATCAATTCAAAAATTTGCGCCAAAAATCGCAG AGTTTCAACAATTTGAATTACCGACCGGATCCGGTGATCGTGTTGGGCGAGGAGCACCAGCACCCAAATCGCGGCAATCGCCACAACCAGGAAACTTCCGTTCAGTTCCATTCTGGCCGTCGCTATCAGGAAGATGGCGGACGCTACAAGCCGCAACAGCGCGGGATGGTGAGCGACGCCCGTCCTTACGCCAGCACCAATTTGATTCACCAAATCGGAGTCGAATCGGCCGAATTGCGGGACCGCAACGCCGATGAACAACGACGGGCTCCGACGGCTCCATTGGCAAACGGGCCGTCCGAATCGGCTCCGCCGCCTCCGGCGACAACCGCGGCCGCTGCTCAATCTCACCGCCAGATGCGCTACTTTGGCGACACAGACTTGGAGTCCCAACCGTCTCGCGGAGGTGGCTATTCATCACGCTACATGCCCAAGGCCAAGGTGTTGCGAAGCGCCAGCTCGGCGGCCGGAATGGGCGCTGTCCGCAG AGGTGTGTTGCATCAGCGAGGACGACACCAACCCGTCAGCTCGGTCAACAGCTCAGAGAGCGACGGCAGCGCCATGCAGAGCGCGGCCGGAAGCGCAGAGAGCCAGCGCTCCGTCTACTTGCACGCTACAACTGTGGCCGACATTCCCGTCACTAGTCACGGTCGTACGGCCCAGCAACAACTGCTAGCGTCCAGGCGGCACAAAGCGCAAAGCCGGGAGGATATGTCCGCCCTGTCCGGCACGACGGGATCGACGCTGAGGCGGACGCAGACCCGACAAATATCGCGTTCGTATTCCGTGTTGGCGCCGTGGAAGCCGCGTCATTACCGCGACAAGTACGAAATCACGTACAGCAATCAGCAACAGCCGGGCGGCGGCCAATCAGCGCCGGCCATGGTTGTCGGCGACGTGGGCAAACCGCCGAGGGCGCCCGTTCGGCGCCGGGAGGACGTCATTGTCGAGTCGGAAGATTCGGGAGAAGCGTACCGTCCATCAGCGGCGGCGGGTCCTCCGGCCGTCGGTCAACGTCAGACTGAAGCGACATCATCCAGCAAAACTGGCGGCCCGTCCGTCTCTCGCTCATCGACCATGCCCAAAAACAGCAAACTGATGGCCGGCTGGTTCCGCAAGAAGAAACGCTAG